Proteins from a single region of Juglans microcarpa x Juglans regia isolate MS1-56 chromosome 5S, Jm3101_v1.0, whole genome shotgun sequence:
- the LOC121267519 gene encoding uncharacterized protein LOC121267519 isoform X4 — MKSKKQQSSNQYGHFFDSISYAAGNFMKSTKQLSSNQFGHFIDSINYATGNFMKSTKQLSSNQFGHFIDSINYDVGNFMKSTKQLSSNQFGHFVDSINYATGNSMKSTKQMSSNQYGHFTYKREK, encoded by the exons ATGAAGTCGAAAAAGCAGCAGTCTTCCAATCAATATGGTCATTTTTTTGATTCAATTAGCTATGCAGCT GGAAACTTCATGAAGTCGACAAAGCAGCTGTCTTCCAATCAATTTGGCCATTTTATTGATTCAATTAACTATGCAACT GGAAACTTCATGAAGTCGACAAAGCAGCTGTCTTCCAATCAATTTGGCCATTTTATTGATTCAATTAACTATG ATGTT GGAAACTTCATGAAGTCGACAAAGCAGCTGTCTTCCAATCAATTTGGCCATTTTGTTGATTCAATTAACTATGCAACT GGAAACTCCATGAAGTCGACAAAGCAGATGTCTTCCAATCAATATggtcattttacttataaaagagaaaaatag
- the LOC121267519 gene encoding uncharacterized protein LOC121267519 isoform X2 yields the protein MKSKKQQSSNQYGHFFDSISYAAGNFMKSTKQLSSNQFGHFIDSINYATGNFMKSTKQLSSNQFGHFIDSINYATGNFMKSTKQLSSNQFGHFVDSINYATGNSMKSTKQMSSNQYGHFTYKREK from the exons ATGAAGTCGAAAAAGCAGCAGTCTTCCAATCAATATGGTCATTTTTTTGATTCAATTAGCTATGCAGCT GGAAACTTCATGAAGTCGACAAAGCAGCTGTCTTCCAATCAATTTGGCCATTTTATTGATTCAATTAACTATGCAACT GGAAACTTCATGAAGTCGACAAAGCAGCTGTCTTCCAATCAATTTGGCCATTTTATTGATTCAATTAACTATGCAACT GGAAACTTCATGAAGTCGACAAAGCAGCTGTCTTCCAATCAATTTGGCCATTTTGTTGATTCAATTAACTATGCAACT GGAAACTCCATGAAGTCGACAAAGCAGATGTCTTCCAATCAATATggtcattttacttataaaagagaaaaatag
- the LOC121267519 gene encoding uncharacterized protein LOC121267519 isoform X5, translating to MKSKKQQSSNQYGHFFDSISYAAGNFMKSTKQLSSNQFGHFIDSINYDVGNFMKSTKQLSSNQFGHFIDSINYATGNFMKSTKQLSSNQFGHFVDSINYATGNSMKSTKQMSSNQYGHFTYKREK from the exons ATGAAGTCGAAAAAGCAGCAGTCTTCCAATCAATATGGTCATTTTTTTGATTCAATTAGCTATGCAGCT GGAAACTTCATGAAGTCGACAAAGCAGCTGTCTTCCAATCAATTTGGCCATTTTATTGATTCAATTAACTATG ATGTT GGAAACTTCATGAAGTCGACAAAGCAGCTGTCTTCCAATCAATTTGGCCATTTTATTGATTCAATTAACTATGCAACT GGAAACTTCATGAAGTCGACAAAGCAGCTGTCTTCCAATCAATTTGGCCATTTTGTTGATTCAATTAACTATGCAACT GGAAACTCCATGAAGTCGACAAAGCAGATGTCTTCCAATCAATATggtcattttacttataaaagagaaaaatag
- the LOC121267519 gene encoding uncharacterized protein LOC121267519 isoform X3, translated as MKSTKQLSSNQFGHFIDSINYATENVMNSKKQMSSNQYGHFHDSNDPRAGNFMKSTKQLSSNQFGHFIDSINYATGNFMKSTKQLSSNQFGHFVDSINYATGNSMKSTKQMSSNQYGHFTYKREK; from the exons ATGAAGTCGACAAAGCAGCTGTCTTCCAATCAATTTGGCCATTTTATTGATTCAATTAACTATGCAACT GAAAACGTCATGAACTCGAAAAAGCAAATGTCTTCCAATCAATATGGTCATTTTCATGATTCAAATGACCCCAGAGCT GGAAACTTCATGAAGTCGACAAAGCAGCTGTCTTCCAATCAATTTGGCCATTTTATTGATTCAATTAACTATGCAACT GGAAACTTCATGAAGTCGACAAAGCAGCTGTCTTCCAATCAATTTGGCCATTTTGTTGATTCAATTAACTATGCAACT GGAAACTCCATGAAGTCGACAAAGCAGATGTCTTCCAATCAATATggtcattttacttataaaagagaaaaatag
- the LOC121267519 gene encoding uncharacterized protein LOC121267519 isoform X1, giving the protein MKSKKQQSSNQYGHFFDSISYAAGNFMKSTKQLSSNQFGHFIDSINYATENVMNSKKQMSSNQYGHFHDSNDPRAGNFMKSTKQLSSNQFGHFIDSINYATGNFMKSTKQLSSNQFGHFVDSINYATGNSMKSTKQMSSNQYGHFTYKREK; this is encoded by the exons ATGAAGTCGAAAAAGCAGCAGTCTTCCAATCAATATGGTCATTTTTTTGATTCAATTAGCTATGCAGCT GGAAACTTCATGAAGTCGACAAAGCAGCTGTCTTCCAATCAATTTGGCCATTTTATTGATTCAATTAACTATGCAACT GAAAACGTCATGAACTCGAAAAAGCAAATGTCTTCCAATCAATATGGTCATTTTCATGATTCAAATGACCCCAGAGCT GGAAACTTCATGAAGTCGACAAAGCAGCTGTCTTCCAATCAATTTGGCCATTTTATTGATTCAATTAACTATGCAACT GGAAACTTCATGAAGTCGACAAAGCAGCTGTCTTCCAATCAATTTGGCCATTTTGTTGATTCAATTAACTATGCAACT GGAAACTCCATGAAGTCGACAAAGCAGATGTCTTCCAATCAATATggtcattttacttataaaagagaaaaatag
- the LOC121267519 gene encoding uncharacterized protein LOC121267519 isoform X6, with protein MKSKKQQSSNQYGHFFDSISYAAGNFMKSTKQLSSNQFGHFIDSINYATENVMNSKKQMSSNQYGHFHDSNDPRAGNFMKSTKQLSSNQFGHFIDSINYATGNSMKSTKQMSSNQYGHFTYKREK; from the exons ATGAAGTCGAAAAAGCAGCAGTCTTCCAATCAATATGGTCATTTTTTTGATTCAATTAGCTATGCAGCT GGAAACTTCATGAAGTCGACAAAGCAGCTGTCTTCCAATCAATTTGGCCATTTTATTGATTCAATTAACTATGCAACT GAAAACGTCATGAACTCGAAAAAGCAAATGTCTTCCAATCAATATGGTCATTTTCATGATTCAAATGACCCCAGAGCT GGAAACTTCATGAAGTCGACAAAGCAGCTGTCTTCCAATCAATTTGGCCATTTTATTGATTCAATTAACTATGCAACT GGAAACTCCATGAAGTCGACAAAGCAGATGTCTTCCAATCAATATggtcattttacttataaaagagaaaaatag